One genomic region from Mesorhizobium terrae encodes:
- a CDS encoding NCS2 family permease — MLEKYFELKELGTSVRIEVIAGITTFLTMSYIIFVNPEILSSTGMDRSSVFVATCLAAALGSLIMATVAKWPIGMAPGMGLNAFFAFGVVGAMGFTWQQALGAVFISGLIFLLLTVTGIRSWLIAGIPHSMRSAIAAGIGLFLAIIALKSSGIVIASDATFVQLGHLNTTGPLLAILGFFIIASLDGLKVPGAILIGILVITVLSMLLGVSHFQGIFSMPPSIAPTFLQLDIVGALHSGLVHVILVFVLVEVFDATGTLIGVAKRARLIEESKPNRLGRALLADSTAIVAGSLLGTSSTTAYVESASGVQAGGRSGLTALVIGLLFLAALFISPLAGSVPVYATAPALLYVACLMMRELIEVDWAEITEAAPAALTALMMPFTYSIANGLAFGFISYAVLKTLTGRIREVHLATWLVAILFVIRFAFVG; from the coding sequence ATGCTCGAGAAGTATTTTGAACTGAAGGAACTGGGAACGTCGGTGCGCATCGAGGTGATCGCCGGCATCACCACCTTCCTGACGATGTCTTACATCATCTTCGTCAATCCGGAGATCCTGTCTTCGACGGGCATGGACAGGAGTTCGGTGTTCGTCGCCACCTGTCTGGCTGCGGCGCTCGGTTCGCTGATCATGGCGACGGTGGCAAAATGGCCGATCGGCATGGCGCCTGGCATGGGCCTCAACGCCTTCTTCGCCTTCGGTGTCGTCGGCGCCATGGGTTTCACCTGGCAGCAGGCACTTGGCGCGGTGTTCATCTCTGGCTTGATCTTCCTGCTCCTGACCGTGACCGGTATCCGCAGCTGGCTGATCGCCGGCATCCCGCATTCCATGCGCAGTGCGATCGCCGCCGGCATCGGCTTGTTTCTGGCTATCATCGCGCTGAAGAGCTCCGGCATCGTCATCGCCAGCGACGCCACCTTCGTCCAGCTCGGCCATCTCAACACGACCGGGCCGCTGCTGGCCATCCTCGGCTTCTTCATCATCGCCTCGCTCGATGGGCTCAAGGTACCGGGCGCCATCCTGATCGGCATCCTGGTCATCACCGTCCTGTCGATGTTGCTCGGCGTGAGCCATTTCCAGGGCATCTTCTCGATGCCGCCCTCGATCGCACCGACCTTTCTGCAACTCGACATCGTCGGCGCACTGCACAGCGGCCTGGTCCATGTCATTCTGGTGTTCGTCCTGGTCGAGGTGTTCGATGCTACAGGCACGCTGATCGGCGTCGCCAAGCGGGCCCGGCTGATCGAAGAGAGCAAGCCGAACCGGCTCGGCCGCGCGCTTTTGGCCGATAGCACCGCGATCGTCGCCGGCTCGCTGCTCGGCACGTCCTCGACCACCGCTTATGTCGAAAGCGCGTCCGGCGTGCAGGCTGGCGGCCGCAGCGGCCTCACCGCCCTGGTGATCGGCCTGCTGTTCCTCGCAGCCCTGTTCATCTCGCCGCTCGCCGGTTCCGTGCCGGTCTATGCGACCGCGCCGGCACTGCTCTATGTCGCGTGTCTGATGATGCGCGAGCTGATCGAGGTCGACTGGGCCGAGATCACCGAGGCAGCACCGGCCGCGCTGACGGCGCTGATGATGCCGTTCACCTATTCCATCGCCAACGGTCTCGCTTTCGGCTTCATCAGCTACGCCGTTCTGAAGACACTGACCGGCCGCATCCGCGAAGTGCATCTGGCGA
- a CDS encoding MerR family transcriptional regulator produces the protein MKSDLTIGEVAAQSGVKVPTIRYYEQIGLLPEPPRTEGNRRFYDAKGLRRLAFIRHARELGFDVAAIRTLLILQDDPNQPCASADAIAKARLIEVEQRIASLTALKSELEVMVEGCRHGRLAECRVIEVLADHGKCMHPEH, from the coding sequence ATGAAGTCGGATCTGACCATCGGCGAAGTGGCGGCGCAGAGCGGCGTGAAGGTGCCTACTATCCGCTACTATGAGCAGATCGGACTGCTGCCGGAGCCACCGCGCACCGAGGGCAACCGGCGCTTCTATGACGCCAAGGGCCTGCGCCGACTGGCCTTCATACGCCATGCCCGCGAGCTCGGCTTCGACGTCGCGGCGATCCGCACGCTGCTTATCTTGCAAGACGATCCGAACCAGCCTTGCGCCAGCGCCGACGCCATCGCCAAGGCCCGGCTGATTGAAGTGGAGCAGCGCATCGCCAGCCTGACGGCGTTGAAGTCCGAGTTGGAAGTGATGGTGGAGGGCTGCCGGCACGGACGGCTCGCCGAATGCCGGGTGATCGAGGTGCTTGCCGACCACGGCAAATGCATGCACCCAGAACACTAG
- a CDS encoding heavy metal translocating P-type ATPase: protein MAQASQQMRYRVDGMDCASCAAKIDTAVRRLKGVEDVSVSVTAGTMTVKHDGSGALAPAIEKRVTGLGYKLALVPASSPAPVAADKDDACGCGHDHHTHGEGDHDHAGHDHDHAGHNHAGHDHSGHTHGARKTTAPVAAASVDVEGLHGHDHGPSTGPWWKSGKGKLTIAAGAALVVAYGIGKLVPGYETWIFTVAMLVGLLPIARRAFMAARVGTPFSIEMLMTIAAIGAVIIGATEEAAAVVFLFLIGELLEGVAAGKARASIQSLTKLVPKTALLERDGKVAEVPAETLAVGSIIMVRPGDRIPADGIVLSGESAVDEAPVTGESVPVRKGPDSTVCAGTVNSDAVLRVRVTAAAADNTIARVVRLVEEAQEKKAPTERFIDRFSKYYTPGVVVFAALVAIIPPLAMGGAWDEWIYKGLAILLIGCPCALVISTPAAIAASLSSGARRGLLMKGGAVLENLGKMTAVAFDKTGTLTEGKPKVTDIDGFGLPAGEVLRLAAALETGSSHPLAKAILGRAEADGIVVPEATGSKAIGGKGVSGTVDGTEIFLGSPQAVGERVPLNAEQSARITALNDEGKTVSLLLAGGKLAGALAMRDEPRPDARVGLQALADRGIKTVMLTGDNARTAAAIGKQLGIEVRAELLPEDKQRIVGELKSQGFAVAKVGDGINDAPALAAADVGIAMGGGTDVALETADAAVLHGRVGDIAAMIALSKRTMSNIGQNITIALGLKAVFLVTTVIGITGLWPAILADTGATVLVTMNALRLLGAAKPGAA, encoded by the coding sequence ATGGCACAGGCATCACAGCAGATGCGCTATCGCGTGGACGGCATGGATTGCGCCTCCTGCGCGGCAAAAATCGATACCGCCGTGCGGCGGCTGAAAGGCGTCGAGGACGTTTCCGTTTCGGTGACCGCTGGCACGATGACGGTGAAACACGATGGCAGCGGGGCGCTGGCCCCGGCTATCGAAAAGCGCGTCACCGGCCTCGGTTACAAGCTGGCGCTAGTGCCGGCATCCAGTCCGGCGCCGGTGGCTGCCGACAAGGATGATGCATGCGGCTGCGGTCACGATCATCACACGCATGGTGAAGGTGATCACGATCACGCGGGACACGACCATGATCATGCGGGTCATAATCACGCAGGCCACGATCATTCCGGCCATACCCACGGTGCTCGCAAGACGACTGCACCTGTTGCGGCGGCCAGCGTCGATGTCGAAGGCTTGCACGGCCATGATCATGGCCCGAGCACTGGTCCGTGGTGGAAGTCCGGCAAGGGCAAGCTGACAATTGCAGCGGGTGCCGCGCTGGTCGTCGCCTACGGCATCGGCAAGCTGGTGCCCGGTTACGAAACCTGGATCTTCACCGTCGCCATGCTGGTCGGCCTGCTGCCCATCGCGCGCCGCGCCTTCATGGCGGCTCGTGTCGGCACGCCCTTTTCCATCGAGATGCTGATGACCATCGCCGCGATCGGCGCTGTTATCATCGGCGCCACGGAAGAGGCGGCGGCCGTCGTCTTCCTGTTCCTGATCGGCGAATTGCTGGAAGGCGTTGCCGCCGGCAAGGCGCGCGCCTCGATCCAGTCGCTCACCAAGCTGGTGCCGAAGACGGCGCTGCTCGAGCGCGACGGCAAGGTGGCCGAAGTGCCGGCCGAAACCCTGGCGGTCGGCTCCATCATCATGGTGCGTCCCGGTGACCGCATCCCCGCCGATGGCATCGTCCTTTCGGGCGAAAGCGCGGTCGACGAGGCGCCGGTCACCGGCGAAAGCGTACCGGTGCGCAAGGGGCCGGATTCCACCGTCTGTGCCGGCACGGTCAACAGCGACGCGGTGCTGCGCGTGCGGGTGACGGCTGCTGCCGCCGACAACACCATTGCCCGCGTCGTGCGGTTGGTCGAGGAAGCGCAGGAGAAGAAAGCACCGACCGAGCGGTTCATCGACCGCTTCTCGAAATACTACACGCCTGGCGTTGTGGTCTTCGCCGCGCTCGTCGCCATCATCCCGCCGCTGGCGATGGGCGGCGCCTGGGATGAGTGGATCTACAAGGGTCTCGCCATCCTGCTGATCGGCTGCCCCTGCGCATTGGTCATCTCAACGCCAGCCGCCATCGCCGCCTCGTTGTCGTCCGGAGCACGGCGCGGCCTGCTCATGAAGGGCGGCGCGGTGCTGGAAAATCTCGGCAAGATGACTGCAGTCGCCTTCGACAAGACCGGCACGCTGACCGAAGGCAAGCCCAAGGTGACCGATATCGACGGTTTCGGCCTGCCTGCCGGCGAGGTGCTGCGGTTGGCCGCGGCGCTGGAGACCGGTTCCAGCCATCCGCTCGCCAAGGCCATATTGGGGCGGGCCGAGGCCGACGGCATCGTGGTCCCTGAGGCCACGGGCTCCAAGGCTATCGGCGGCAAGGGCGTATCGGGTACGGTTGATGGAACCGAGATCTTCCTCGGCTCTCCGCAGGCAGTCGGCGAACGCGTGCCGCTGAATGCCGAACAGTCGGCCCGCATCACCGCCCTGAACGACGAAGGCAAGACCGTCTCGCTGTTGCTCGCCGGCGGCAAGCTGGCCGGCGCATTGGCGATGCGTGACGAACCGCGCCCGGACGCCAGGGTCGGCCTGCAAGCGCTCGCCGATCGCGGCATCAAGACGGTGATGCTGACCGGCGACAATGCCCGCACCGCCGCTGCCATCGGCAAGCAACTCGGCATCGAGGTGCGCGCCGAACTGTTGCCTGAGGACAAGCAGCGCATCGTCGGCGAACTGAAAAGCCAGGGCTTCGCGGTTGCCAAGGTTGGCGACGGCATCAACGATGCCCCGGCGTTGGCCGCCGCCGATGTCGGCATCGCAATGGGCGGTGGTACCGATGTTGCGCTGGAGACGGCGGACGCCGCCGTGCTGCACGGACGTGTCGGCGACATCGCGGCGATGATCGCGCTTTCCAAACGCACCATGTCCAACATCGGCCAGAACATCACCATCGCGCTGGGGCTCAAGGCCGTGTTCCTGGTCACCACGGTGATCGGCATCACCGGCCTGTGGCCGGCGATCCTTGCCGATACCGGTGCAACCGTTCTGGTGACGATGAACGCTCTGCGCCTGCTCGGTGCTGCCAAGCCGGGTGCGGCCTGA